One window of Paenibacillus sp. FSL K6-3182 genomic DNA carries:
- a CDS encoding LysR family transcriptional regulator: MNEEMHVFTVIVEQSSMNKASALLNLSQPALSRKIAKLEQDLGSPLFHRIGKRLELTRIGQLTYEYALELRQLHRKYLQTVSEFTSAGHTTLTIGASLTTLQTTLPDLIQSLTSTHPEIDIKAITGKTHEIVSLVRDHKADIGIVASSIEDSTLRCIPLFEDHLSLVVPRNQVITDKGTLGIQDVTGMPMILFSKGTWYRLLTDELFDKYHLQPDVRMEIDSFEAILRLLHTCRAATLLPQSYMRNQLLEDNDLTVIPIRELEDTKRTTSLIHADSAALSPSVRLWINELAAGFPSKKDSSF; the protein is encoded by the coding sequence ATGAATGAAGAGATGCATGTCTTTACCGTTATTGTGGAACAGTCCAGTATGAACAAGGCTTCCGCCTTACTAAACCTGTCTCAGCCTGCACTGTCTCGCAAAATTGCCAAGCTTGAGCAGGACCTAGGCTCTCCTTTGTTTCATCGCATCGGAAAACGGCTGGAGCTTACTCGAATTGGGCAATTGACCTATGAATATGCTTTGGAGCTTCGCCAGCTTCATCGCAAATATTTGCAAACCGTCTCTGAGTTCACCTCGGCTGGACATACGACCCTTACCATTGGCGCAAGCTTGACGACGCTTCAAACGACTTTGCCCGATCTCATTCAAAGCTTAACTTCTACCCATCCGGAGATCGACATTAAAGCGATTACCGGCAAGACGCATGAAATCGTATCGCTCGTGCGAGATCACAAAGCCGATATCGGCATTGTCGCCTCTAGTATTGAAGATTCAACGCTGCGGTGCATTCCGCTGTTTGAGGATCATCTATCGCTCGTGGTGCCTCGCAATCAGGTTATTACCGATAAAGGCACGCTGGGTATACAGGATGTGACCGGCATGCCGATGATCTTGTTCTCCAAAGGCACTTGGTACAGGTTGTTGACCGACGAGCTGTTTGACAAATATCATCTTCAGCCGGATGTGCGAATGGAAATTGATTCGTTTGAAGCTATCCTTCGGTTGCTGCATACTTGCCGTGCTGCGACGCTCCTGCCTCAATCGTATATGCGCAATCAACTGCTTGAAGACAATGATCTTACCGTCATTCCCATTCGAGAACTTGAAGATACAAAACGTACCACCTCGCTCATTCATGCGGACTCGGCCGCCCTCAGCCCGTCCGTTCGCCTTTGGATCAACGAGCTTGCAGCAGGCTTCCCCAGCAAAAAGGACAGCAGCTTTTAA
- a CDS encoding TrkH family potassium uptake protein, which translates to MKVSWNVLKWSPPRILVSGFALIILLGALLLSMPFASVSGERLPFIDALFTATSATCVTGLVVVDTGTYFSIWGQIILMCLFQLGGLGFMTMATLVALVLRKRISLRERLLLQESMNQSSMEGIVRLIRRVIVYSLTIELIGAALFASRFAFDMPLGKAIYFGAFHAVSLFNNAGFDIFGNYRSLTLYVSDPVVNIAAMMLIISGGLGFVVMSDLMEFRKNRKLSLHSKVVLSMTGTLIAVGTLVIFIFEFSNSKTLGSLDWGGKILSSFFQSVTPRTAGANTLDYTAIRQATMFFTIILMFIGASPGSTGGGIKTTTFATLVGAVFAMIRGREDIVLFRYRLGKDRIFKALTITLISLSLVIIVTMILSMTEDQAFIKLLFEATSAFGTVGLSVGVTPELSLVGKIVIALTMFAGRLGPLTLAYALGPRTEKELYRHPEGKITIG; encoded by the coding sequence ATGAAGGTTAGTTGGAATGTTTTGAAGTGGTCACCCCCGCGTATTTTGGTAAGTGGATTCGCTCTTATTATATTGCTGGGTGCCTTATTATTATCCATGCCTTTTGCATCGGTAAGCGGTGAGAGATTGCCTTTTATAGATGCGCTGTTTACGGCAACTTCGGCAACCTGTGTAACAGGGTTAGTTGTCGTTGATACTGGAACTTATTTCTCTATATGGGGTCAAATCATATTAATGTGCCTGTTCCAGCTTGGTGGACTCGGATTTATGACGATGGCGACGCTGGTAGCGCTCGTACTTCGCAAGAGGATTTCGCTGCGTGAGCGGCTTTTGCTGCAGGAATCCATGAACCAGTCGAGCATGGAAGGCATCGTGCGTTTGATTAGACGCGTTATTGTGTATTCATTGACAATAGAGCTTATTGGCGCTGCGTTGTTTGCTTCGAGGTTTGCATTTGATATGCCGCTGGGCAAAGCGATTTATTTTGGAGCCTTTCATGCGGTTTCATTGTTTAACAATGCTGGTTTTGATATTTTTGGGAACTATCGCAGCTTGACCTTATACGTATCTGATCCAGTCGTCAATATTGCAGCTATGATGCTGATCATATCGGGTGGACTCGGCTTTGTTGTTATGTCGGACCTGATGGAGTTCCGCAAAAACCGCAAGCTGTCACTGCACAGTAAGGTCGTGCTATCTATGACAGGAACGCTTATTGCAGTAGGGACACTCGTCATATTTATTTTTGAATTCTCGAATTCGAAGACACTGGGCTCTCTGGACTGGGGCGGGAAAATTTTGTCTTCGTTCTTCCAGTCGGTAACGCCGCGGACGGCAGGAGCCAATACGCTTGATTATACGGCTATTCGGCAAGCGACGATGTTTTTCACCATTATATTAATGTTTATTGGCGCCTCGCCCGGCTCGACGGGCGGCGGCATCAAAACAACAACCTTTGCAACGTTGGTCGGCGCTGTATTTGCAATGATTAGAGGACGAGAGGACATCGTTCTTTTCCGTTACAGATTAGGCAAAGACAGAATTTTTAAAGCACTCACGATTACTTTGATCTCTTTATCGCTTGTCATTATTGTAACGATGATCTTGTCGATGACGGAGGATCAAGCTTTTATAAAGCTATTGTTTGAAGCGACATCAGCATTTGGAACAGTAGGATTATCCGTTGGTGTTACGCCAGAGCTGAGCCTTGTTGGGAAAATAGTCATTGCATTAACCATGTTTGCCGGAAGACTTGGACCCCTGACGCTCGCATACGCGCTTGGGCCTCGTACAGAGAAAGAGCTTTATCGGCATCCAGAGGGCAAAATTACGATTGGATAG
- a CDS encoding YqzM family protein translates to MENVRDPREHFNEEPRHDLMDVVFGFGGMLGLMTVIFAVAVIVKFIIS, encoded by the coding sequence ATGGAAAACGTAAGAGACCCGCGCGAGCATTTTAACGAAGAGCCTCGCCATGACTTGATGGACGTCGTTTTCGGCTTTGGCGGCATGCTCGGTTTAATGACCGTCATTTTCGCTGTTGCTGTAATCGTGAAATTCATCATTTCATAA
- a CDS encoding sulfate ABC transporter substrate-binding protein — translation MKKITHVRSVVILLALVLVLAACGQGGNNKTNKETNKPTNEATNTAATDAPTDKPKPPVELLNVSYDPTRELYVAFNAAFSKHWKAETGQDVTIKQSHGGSGKQGRAVIDGLKADVVTLALGYDIDAIVEPGLINADWQSKFEHNSAPYTSTIVFLVRKGNPKGIKDWNDLIKDKVEVITPNPKTSGGARWNYLAAWGYALKQNGNDEAKAQEFVTQLFKHVPVLDSGARGSTTTFVERGIGDVLLAWENEAFLSINELGPDKFEIVYPSLSILAEPPVAVVDKVVDERGTREVAEAYLKYLYTEEGQEIAAKNYYRPISETVAAKYADQFKTLELLTIDKDFGGWKEAQTKHFADGGIFDKIYTPGS, via the coding sequence ATGAAGAAAATTACTCATGTTCGTTCCGTTGTTATTCTATTGGCATTAGTGCTTGTATTGGCTGCTTGCGGTCAAGGCGGCAACAACAAAACAAACAAAGAAACGAATAAGCCTACTAACGAGGCAACTAATACAGCTGCAACAGACGCACCTACGGATAAACCAAAACCGCCAGTTGAGCTTTTGAATGTATCCTACGATCCTACTCGCGAGCTTTATGTAGCATTTAACGCGGCATTCTCGAAACATTGGAAAGCGGAAACAGGTCAAGACGTGACGATTAAACAATCGCATGGCGGGTCTGGTAAACAAGGCCGCGCAGTTATTGATGGCTTGAAGGCGGATGTTGTAACACTTGCACTTGGTTATGACATCGATGCAATCGTTGAGCCAGGGCTAATTAATGCGGATTGGCAATCAAAGTTTGAGCACAACAGCGCTCCTTATACATCAACAATCGTATTTTTAGTTCGTAAAGGAAACCCAAAAGGCATTAAGGATTGGAACGATCTAATCAAGGACAAAGTTGAAGTTATTACTCCAAATCCTAAAACATCTGGCGGAGCTCGCTGGAACTATCTTGCTGCATGGGGTTATGCGCTTAAGCAAAATGGAAATGACGAAGCAAAAGCACAAGAGTTCGTTACACAATTATTTAAGCATGTACCTGTTCTGGATTCCGGTGCACGCGGTTCAACAACAACGTTTGTAGAACGCGGCATTGGCGATGTACTGCTTGCTTGGGAGAATGAGGCTTTCCTATCGATCAATGAGCTTGGTCCAGACAAATTCGAAATCGTATATCCTTCTTTAAGTATTCTTGCTGAACCTCCAGTTGCTGTAGTTGATAAAGTGGTAGACGAGCGCGGAACTCGTGAAGTAGCGGAAGCTTACTTGAAATACCTTTACACAGAAGAAGGCCAAGAAATTGCAGCTAAAAACTACTACCGTCCAATTTCGGAGACAGTTGCTGCAAAGTATGCAGATCAATTCAAAACTCTAGAATTGCTCACGATTGATAAAGATTTTGGCGGCTGGAAAGAAGCGCAAACCAAACACTTTGCAGACGGCGGCATTTTCGACAAAATTTACACACCAGGCTCATAA
- the cysW gene encoding sulfate ABC transporter permease subunit CysW, with the protein MAGAITVHTNAEASKRPRHITESGPVKWLLIIIAMLFLGLVVLLPLASVFVEALKKGVGVYIDSITEPDALSALKLTLIVALIAVPVNTVFGIAAAWAISKFRFRGKNILITLIDLPFAVSPVISGLIYVLLFGAQGFFGPWLDERGIQIIFAVPGIVLATVFVTVPFVARELIPLMQAQGVQEEEAAASLGAKGWQIFWKVTLPNIKWGLLYGVILCNARAMGEFGAVSVVSGHIRGETNTLPLHIEILYNEYQFSASFAVASLLVMLAVVTMIVKSIVEWKSGTQKPAEKAE; encoded by the coding sequence ATGGCTGGAGCAATTACAGTACACACGAATGCAGAAGCTTCCAAACGTCCGAGGCATATTACAGAATCAGGTCCCGTCAAATGGCTGCTTATTATCATTGCGATGCTGTTTCTTGGATTAGTTGTCCTGCTGCCGCTGGCATCGGTATTTGTTGAAGCATTAAAAAAAGGTGTAGGCGTATACATTGATTCGATTACAGAGCCGGATGCTTTGTCAGCGCTTAAGCTCACGCTTATCGTTGCATTAATCGCAGTTCCTGTGAATACGGTCTTTGGTATTGCTGCGGCCTGGGCGATCAGTAAATTTCGCTTTCGCGGTAAAAATATTTTAATTACGTTAATCGATTTGCCGTTTGCTGTGTCGCCAGTCATTTCTGGATTGATCTATGTGCTGTTATTTGGCGCACAGGGCTTTTTTGGTCCTTGGCTCGATGAGCGTGGCATCCAAATTATATTTGCAGTTCCTGGAATCGTACTTGCAACCGTGTTTGTTACGGTCCCCTTTGTTGCTCGCGAGCTTATTCCGTTGATGCAAGCGCAGGGCGTCCAAGAAGAGGAAGCAGCTGCAAGCTTAGGCGCTAAAGGCTGGCAAATCTTTTGGAAGGTTACTTTGCCAAACATCAAGTGGGGACTATTGTATGGCGTTATTTTGTGTAACGCACGAGCAATGGGCGAGTTCGGCGCTGTATCTGTCGTATCCGGCCATATCCGCGGAGAAACGAATACGCTGCCGCTGCATATTGAGATTTTGTACAACGAATATCAATTTTCGGCCTCATTCGCCGTTGCTTCTTTGCTCGTCATGCTAGCGGTTGTAACGATGATCGTGAAGAGCATTGTAGAGTGGAAGTCTGGCACGCAGAAGCCAGCGGAGAAAGCTGAATAA
- a CDS encoding CPBP family intramembrane glutamic endopeptidase — MIDSIKPNEWKRFIWAAVACFIIYGAVQIVPMITAISSGEMNTKVITKSAAEDKASAFVEKETGLKVKSAKAVHQTDKIMNGYLSKYELVKAYTDKYDPRFPTDTFQVDLKFASGGSGYVYLHMHSGKVVAWNLKLEGEQLSDADKAKEAIAFLTAGNFSGTEFIGGQILPNGDWQPKPPAGYSIKNAHLNVLVNALVVNDRTIITKYKPIFEAPSDYINYVKKQDKIAGYLTSIGYLFMSFVLFVLAIIYSVLYRKHTSFKYGIVLTIIYLITYTIMNLNVLDGIRATLGETDMAGATVSITAIVSVLLAIPMAGSIYVSIVAGDGLWKAQGRALWPRFGQRGYGDYVWRSVGLSYLFAIILFAIQSVIFIALKLSIGTWETSDASQSPYNMGILWLMPVLAWAAAIGEEAVFRFFGIGLFRRWFKNTFAAALLPTFFWALGHVMYPFYPSTTRLFELMIIGLLFSFIFVRYGFITAMFTHAIFNSVAVGLSLLTIGTAPNIISAIFFSVLPVLIAFVLKYLSHKKEKKPSMTTTPPLEQL, encoded by the coding sequence ATGATTGATTCTATTAAACCCAATGAATGGAAACGATTTATATGGGCAGCAGTTGCTTGCTTTATTATTTATGGGGCCGTACAAATCGTTCCCATGATTACGGCTATCTCATCTGGCGAAATGAATACCAAGGTCATAACGAAATCAGCGGCGGAGGATAAGGCGTCTGCATTTGTTGAAAAAGAAACAGGCTTGAAGGTGAAATCGGCTAAAGCCGTACATCAAACCGATAAAATTATGAATGGCTACTTATCTAAATATGAGCTAGTCAAAGCATATACGGATAAATATGACCCTAGGTTTCCTACAGATACGTTTCAGGTTGATCTTAAATTCGCAAGCGGCGGCAGCGGATATGTTTATCTACATATGCATAGCGGGAAAGTCGTAGCTTGGAACTTGAAGCTTGAGGGGGAACAGCTATCAGATGCAGATAAAGCAAAAGAAGCTATTGCCTTCCTAACTGCAGGAAATTTCAGCGGTACTGAATTCATAGGCGGTCAAATATTGCCTAATGGCGACTGGCAGCCTAAGCCTCCTGCAGGTTATTCCATTAAAAATGCTCATCTTAACGTATTGGTTAACGCTCTTGTCGTGAATGACCGTACGATCATTACTAAATATAAACCGATATTCGAGGCTCCATCCGATTACATAAACTATGTAAAGAAACAAGATAAAATAGCTGGATACCTTACCTCTATCGGTTATCTGTTCATGAGCTTCGTTTTATTCGTCTTAGCTATTATTTACTCCGTTTTGTATCGAAAACATACATCCTTTAAATACGGAATCGTATTAACGATCATTTATTTAATTACTTATACGATCATGAATTTAAACGTTCTGGATGGTATCCGGGCTACGCTCGGCGAGACGGATATGGCAGGCGCTACCGTTTCGATCACTGCCATCGTAAGTGTTCTGCTAGCGATTCCAATGGCAGGTTCCATTTATGTATCCATCGTTGCCGGAGACGGCCTCTGGAAGGCGCAGGGCCGCGCTTTATGGCCGCGCTTCGGTCAGAGAGGGTATGGCGATTATGTTTGGCGCAGCGTGGGCTTGTCCTATTTATTCGCGATCATCCTATTCGCAATTCAATCGGTTATCTTTATCGCCTTGAAGCTGTCCATTGGCACTTGGGAAACATCAGATGCCTCACAATCCCCATACAATATGGGCATTCTTTGGCTGATGCCCGTGCTTGCTTGGGCTGCCGCAATTGGCGAAGAAGCCGTATTCCGCTTCTTCGGTATTGGACTATTTCGCAGGTGGTTTAAAAACACGTTTGCCGCAGCACTGCTGCCTACCTTCTTCTGGGCGCTGGGCCATGTGATGTATCCTTTTTATCCGTCCACGACGAGACTGTTTGAGCTGATGATTATCGGACTGTTGTTCAGCTTTATCTTCGTCAGATACGGCTTCATTACAGCCATGTTCACCCATGCCATCTTCAACAGCGTTGCAGTTGGCCTATCCTTGCTCACTATTGGAACAGCACCGAACATAATCTCAGCTATTTTCTTCTCCGTGCTGCCGGTACTGATTGCATTTGTTCTAAAATATTTAAGTCACAAAAAAGAGAAGAAGCCGTCTATGACGACGACTCCTCCCCTAGAGCAGCTATAA
- a CDS encoding TrkA family potassium uptake protein, which yields MKKKQFVIIGLGRFGSSLGRELVQLGHEVLGIDKDEEAVQDMSGILTYAVSADCTDEEALRSLGVRNFDCGVVAIGDDIQSSILTTILLKDLEVKQVVAKALTELHGRVLEKIGVDRVVYPERDMGIRVAHQLVSPNLLDYIELSKEYTIAELAVPQCLDGKSLHDLNPRARFGCSIVAINKPNGIIIAPTATDVLSLRDVMVIIGTNEQIEDFEASVIR from the coding sequence ATTAAAAAGAAACAATTTGTCATCATCGGCTTAGGGAGATTTGGTTCGAGCTTAGGGCGCGAACTCGTCCAGCTTGGCCATGAGGTGCTTGGAATAGATAAGGATGAGGAAGCCGTTCAGGACATGAGCGGTATTCTAACCTATGCTGTATCAGCTGATTGTACGGATGAAGAAGCGCTGCGCTCCTTGGGTGTAAGAAACTTTGATTGCGGAGTTGTCGCGATTGGCGATGACATTCAATCCAGCATTTTGACAACCATACTGCTTAAGGATTTGGAAGTGAAGCAAGTTGTAGCGAAAGCTTTGACTGAACTGCATGGCCGGGTGCTTGAGAAAATCGGTGTCGACCGCGTGGTCTATCCTGAGCGCGATATGGGTATTCGAGTTGCGCATCAGCTAGTATCCCCAAATCTATTAGATTATATCGAGCTTTCCAAAGAGTATACGATCGCCGAGCTTGCTGTACCGCAATGCTTGGATGGCAAGTCATTGCATGATCTTAATCCGCGAGCTAGATTTGGATGCAGCATCGTAGCCATAAATAAGCCCAATGGCATCATTATTGCACCGACAGCAACGGATGTCCTTTCACTTCGTGATGTCATGGTTATTATAGGAACAAATGAGCAAATAGAAGACTTCGAAGCATCCGTTATCCGTTAA
- the uvrC gene encoding excinuclease ABC subunit UvrC encodes MDHQQTDREQAEQQLAEAKETIRNKLALLPDQSGCYLMKNSEGVIIYVGKAKVLKNRVRSYFNGSHNGKTQRLVSEIRDFEFIVTSSNMEALILECNLIKQYHPRYNVLLKDDKTFPYIKITNEKHPKLEVTRRIIKDKGKYFGPYPNAYAAQQTKKLLDRLYPLRKCKTLPDKVCLYYHLGQCIAPCEFDVQQSEYDRMIQEISKFLNGGQDVVKNELQRKMEEAAEKLEFERAKELRDQLIAIDAVMEKQKITMSDALDRDIFGFAVDKGWMCVQILYMRQGKLIERHGTTFPYYGEEYDDFMTFVTQYYSDNPALPKQILLPIPPELEAVESAGGVAAVDEAAATHADDVIASLHSWLKVKVLMPQRGRKSEVVTMAIDNARVMLDEKFRLIERDEERSVKASESLAGWLGLDEVRRIEAFDNSNIQGTNPVSAMVVFTDGKPDRKEYRKYKVKTVQGPDDYETMREVIRRRYERVVKEELAPPDLIVVDGGKGQISAALDVLENELGLYIPVCGLVKDAKHKTAQLMTGDPAEIVPLPRDSQEFYLLQRIQDEVHRFAITFHREQRAKSMVESKLDSIPGIGEKRRKLLLKHFGSIKKIKEASVEDFRPLSIGDKLASQIIAALGEESSS; translated from the coding sequence ATGGATCATCAGCAAACGGATCGGGAGCAGGCAGAGCAGCAGCTTGCAGAGGCAAAAGAGACGATACGGAACAAACTAGCTTTGCTCCCGGATCAATCAGGCTGTTACCTCATGAAAAACAGCGAAGGCGTCATCATTTATGTAGGCAAGGCAAAAGTGCTCAAAAATCGCGTGCGTTCTTATTTTAACGGCAGCCACAATGGCAAGACGCAGCGGCTCGTATCTGAAATTCGTGATTTTGAATTCATTGTAACCTCTAGCAATATGGAAGCACTCATTTTAGAATGCAACTTAATTAAACAATACCATCCAAGATATAACGTCCTGTTAAAGGATGATAAAACGTTCCCCTATATCAAAATTACGAACGAGAAACATCCGAAGCTCGAGGTCACAAGACGTATCATTAAAGACAAGGGCAAGTACTTTGGCCCTTATCCGAATGCTTATGCCGCTCAGCAGACAAAGAAGCTTCTGGACCGGCTATATCCGCTTCGCAAGTGTAAGACACTCCCAGATAAGGTGTGCTTGTATTATCATCTAGGACAATGTATTGCACCGTGTGAATTTGATGTGCAGCAGAGCGAATACGATCGGATGATTCAAGAAATTTCAAAGTTTTTGAACGGCGGTCAAGATGTCGTGAAAAATGAGCTGCAGCGCAAGATGGAGGAAGCAGCCGAGAAGCTCGAATTTGAACGGGCGAAGGAGCTTAGGGATCAGCTGATTGCAATCGATGCGGTCATGGAGAAGCAGAAGATTACGATGTCCGATGCGCTTGACCGTGATATTTTTGGTTTTGCAGTAGATAAGGGCTGGATGTGCGTTCAAATATTGTACATGCGCCAGGGTAAGCTCATTGAGCGGCACGGCACAACTTTTCCTTATTACGGGGAAGAGTATGATGATTTCATGACATTCGTTACGCAGTATTATAGCGATAATCCGGCATTGCCTAAGCAAATCCTGCTGCCAATACCGCCTGAGCTGGAAGCGGTGGAATCAGCGGGCGGAGTGGCAGCAGTTGATGAGGCAGCAGCTACGCACGCTGACGATGTCATTGCATCCTTGCACAGCTGGCTGAAGGTTAAGGTGCTTATGCCGCAGCGCGGACGCAAGAGCGAGGTCGTAACGATGGCTATCGATAATGCAAGGGTGATGCTGGACGAGAAATTCAGGCTCATCGAACGAGATGAGGAACGAAGCGTTAAAGCGTCAGAGTCGCTTGCAGGCTGGCTAGGGCTGGATGAAGTACGCCGAATCGAGGCATTTGATAACTCCAATATTCAGGGGACGAATCCCGTTTCGGCTATGGTTGTCTTTACGGACGGCAAGCCAGACCGCAAGGAATACCGCAAATACAAGGTGAAGACAGTACAAGGTCCAGATGATTACGAAACGATGCGCGAGGTCATACGGCGCCGCTACGAGCGTGTGGTGAAAGAGGAATTAGCTCCGCCGGACCTGATTGTAGTCGATGGGGGCAAAGGGCAAATATCTGCGGCGCTCGACGTGCTTGAGAATGAGCTTGGGTTGTACATTCCCGTTTGCGGTCTTGTGAAGGATGCGAAGCATAAGACAGCGCAGCTTATGACTGGAGATCCAGCTGAGATTGTTCCTTTGCCAAGGGACAGCCAGGAGTTTTATTTGCTGCAGCGCATTCAAGATGAGGTGCATCGCTTTGCGATTACATTCCACCGCGAGCAGCGCGCCAAGTCCATGGTGGAGTCGAAGCTTGATTCGATTCCGGGCATTGGCGAGAAACGACGCAAGCTGCTGCTCAAGCATTTTGGCTCGATCAAAAAAATAAAAGAGGCCTCAGTCGAAGACTTTCGGCCTCTATCTATTGGTGATAAATTAGCTTCGCAAATTATAGCTGCTCTAGGGGAGGAGTCGTCGTCATAG
- a CDS encoding succinate dehydrogenase cytochrome b558 subunit yields the protein MKGNSYFSRKLHSLLGIIPLGGFIVVHGLTNYQAFERGPEGFDKGVTLINSMPVLPLLEIFGIYLPLLFHGIYGLYVAYQSNTNTGRFKYGRNWAFTAQRITGVITFVFVFWHVFQTRIQVYLGNITHEELGSTMNQIASNPTYFVLYVIGVLAAVFHFSNGLWAFLISWGITIGPKAQRISSYICMGVFVVVSALFILSLIAFSGDQFKEAASAALALTNIG from the coding sequence ATGAAAGGAAATTCGTATTTCTCGCGCAAGCTTCACTCGCTTCTCGGGATCATTCCACTCGGCGGATTTATCGTCGTGCATGGTCTGACTAACTACCAGGCGTTTGAACGCGGGCCTGAAGGCTTTGACAAAGGCGTAACTCTCATTAACAGCATGCCCGTGCTGCCGCTGCTCGAGATTTTCGGCATTTACCTCCCGCTATTGTTTCATGGTATTTACGGCTTGTATGTCGCTTACCAATCGAACACGAATACGGGGCGTTTTAAGTACGGCCGGAACTGGGCATTTACCGCACAACGGATTACAGGGGTAATTACTTTTGTATTCGTTTTCTGGCACGTATTCCAAACTCGGATTCAAGTTTATCTCGGCAACATCACGCATGAGGAACTGGGATCAACGATGAATCAGATTGCGAGCAACCCTACTTACTTCGTACTTTATGTTATTGGTGTATTAGCAGCTGTTTTCCACTTCAGCAACGGCCTTTGGGCGTTTCTGATCAGCTGGGGCATTACGATTGGCCCGAAAGCTCAACGCATCTCTTCATATATTTGCATGGGCGTTTTTGTAGTCGTATCAGCATTGTTTATTCTTTCGCTTATTGCGTTCAGCGGAGATCAATTCAAAGAAGCTGCAAGTGCTGCATTGGCACTTACGAATATCGGTTAG
- a CDS encoding YezD family protein, producing MAKPLELDAQWLERISEQVTGLNYGHVTITVHDGRIVQIDRTERTRYDGPSQKQQVPSESSQQSKQRDNSSTGEALRIVQ from the coding sequence ATGGCAAAACCGCTAGAGTTAGATGCGCAATGGCTGGAGCGTATTTCTGAACAAGTAACGGGTCTTAATTATGGGCATGTAACGATCACTGTTCATGATGGAAGAATTGTACAGATCGACCGGACGGAAAGAACACGTTATGATGGTCCCTCTCAGAAGCAGCAGGTTCCGTCCGAATCTTCACAGCAATCGAAGCAGCGGGACAATTCATCAACGGGCGAAGCGCTTAGAATTGTGCAGTAG
- the cysT gene encoding sulfate ABC transporter permease subunit CysT, translating to MKGSKPRNVLPGFGLSLGFTLFYLSIIVLIPLTAVFFKTAELSWSEFWSTVTNARVVASYRVSFLTAFFAGLVNAVFGLLIAWVLVRYQFPGKKIVDSLVDLPFALPTAVAGIALTAIYAPNGWIGSLLEPLGVKVAYSPLGITIALIFIGLPFVVRTVQPVLQDMEKETEEAAVMLGAYRLRTFWKVILPELLPALLTGFALAFARGIGEYGSVVFISGNMPLKTEITPLLIMTKLEQYDYAGATAIALVMLVVSFLMLLVINLLQWRMNRRTVSD from the coding sequence ATGAAAGGTTCCAAGCCCCGTAACGTACTGCCGGGTTTTGGTTTGTCGCTTGGATTCACATTGTTTTACCTTAGCATTATTGTATTGATTCCGCTGACTGCCGTTTTTTTCAAAACGGCAGAGCTCAGCTGGTCGGAATTCTGGAGCACGGTTACGAATGCTCGTGTCGTTGCCTCTTATCGAGTCAGCTTTCTAACCGCATTTTTTGCCGGACTTGTAAATGCAGTATTTGGCCTATTAATCGCTTGGGTGCTCGTTCGTTATCAGTTTCCAGGCAAAAAAATCGTCGACAGTTTAGTGGATCTGCCATTTGCACTGCCAACTGCAGTGGCTGGCATTGCTTTAACTGCGATCTATGCACCGAATGGTTGGATTGGCTCATTGCTTGAACCGCTCGGCGTCAAGGTTGCTTACTCCCCGCTCGGTATCACCATCGCACTAATATTTATTGGACTTCCGTTTGTTGTTCGTACGGTACAGCCGGTGCTGCAGGATATGGAGAAAGAAACGGAAGAAGCGGCAGTTATGCTCGGAGCCTATCGTTTAAGAACCTTTTGGAAGGTCATCTTGCCTGAGCTGTTGCCAGCACTACTAACTGGTTTTGCTCTAGCATTTGCAAGAGGTATCGGAGAATATGGCTCGGTCGTGTTCATATCGGGCAATATGCCGCTGAAAACAGAAATAACTCCACTGCTCATCATGACGAAGCTGGAGCAATACGATTACGCTGGCGCTACTGCTATTGCACTCGTAATGCTCGTTGTATCCTTCCTGATGCTGCTAGTCATTAATTTACTGCAGTGGCGAATGAATCGCCGCACAGTATCAGACTAA